The genomic segment CAGTAGTCCATAGTGTTTGGGGCATAGGTATTAAAGATATAAAACCATACATAGAAATAACTCCAACTGAGAATTgtgatatttttagtttttgtttcctaGAGAAGGATGGGGCCTCGGGTGAGCACGTAAAGGGACTGTTTAAAAAATCTGGAATAACCATGAGAGAATGTTAGTTGGTAACTCTGAGGAGAGGATACATGGGTACTTGGTGtattttcttttgtacttttttgtatatattaaatctttctcaaattattttttaaaaagaataatggaatattatataatatttgagagcttactatgtaccaggcactttttctaagggcttttaaaaaaaaacaccccagaaaaccataaaacacctTCACAAATCCTGTGAGGCAGGTTCTAGTATCAGTGATCTACAAATGAAACTGAAGCATAAGGATAGTAACTAGTAACTAATCCATAGTCACACTGGTAGTgtggaaccaggattcaaacccagaaaaTCTGACTTTAGAGCTTGTGCTTTAAGTATTATATTACTATGCTACACTGCCCCTTTATGTTACAAGGACAATGAATTACTTAACTATTTTCACCAAAGTACGTTTCACAGTCATTTGCATCTTTTTCAGATTTAGTCATTTCTCTTTTATCAGGTTACTGATGTATCTTTTTCCCTTTTACAGATAATGGCATCAGCCGCTAAGGAATTTAAAATGGACAACTTTTCACCTAAAGCTGGCACTAGCAAATTGCAACAGACAGTACCAGCTGATGCATCTCCCGATTCTAAGTGTCCTATATGCTTGGATAGATTTGATAATGTGTCTTACTTAGATCGCTGTTTACATAAGTTCTGTTTTCGCTGTGTACAGGAGTGGTCAAAAAACAAAGCTGAATGTCCACTGTGTAAACAGCCCTTTGATTCTATTTTCCATTCTGTGAGGGCAGAAGACGACTTCAAGGAGTATGTCCTAAGGCCTTCGTACAATGGTTCTTTTGCTACCCCTGATGTTCGACCATTCCGCTATCGTACAACTATGACAAGGGATCGAAGTGCCTCTGTTTATTCACCTAGTACCATAAATAGAAGAACAACAACTCCACCAGACAGTGGAGTAATATTTGAAGGGTTAGGCATTTCAGCAAGACCTAGAGATGGCGAAATTCCTCCATTTATGGGACAGATTGCAATAAGGAGGCCAACTACCACAGATGAAAGATCTTTGCGGAAAATTCAAGAACAGGATATTATTAATTTTAGGCGAACTCTCTATCGTGCTGGTGCTCGAGTTAGAAATATTGAAGATGGTGGCCGCTACAGGGATATTTCAGCTGAATTTTTCCGTAGAAATCCGGCTTGCCTTCATAGATTAGTCCCCTGGTTAAAACGTGAACTCACAGTTCTCTTTGGAGCTCATGGATCTTTAGTGAATATTGTCCAGCATATCATCATGAGTAATGTTACTCGCTATGACTTGGAGAGTCAGGCATTTGTGTCTGACTTAAGGCCATTTTTACTTAATCGGACTGAGCATTTTATACATGAATTTATTAGTTTTGCTCGATCTCCATTTAACATGGCAGCCTTTGACCAGCATGCTAATTATGATTGTCCTGCTCCTTCATATGAAGAAGGTAGCCATTCTGATTCTTCGGTCATAACAATATCTCCAGATGAAGCTGAGACCCAAGAGCTGGAAGTTAGTGTAGCCACTGTTAGTCAGGCACCATGGGATGATGAAACTCCAGGGCCATCTTATTCAAGCTCAGAGCAGGTACATGCTGCCATGTCTTCCCTTTTAAATACTTCAGACAGTTCAGATGAAGAACTTGTAACAGGAAGAGCCACATCTCAGATACAAGTAGTACAAACCAATGAGAACTTAAATAATGACAGTGATTCTTCTTCAGATAATTGTGTTATTGTTGGGTTTGTTAAACCACTAGCTGAGAGGACCCCAGAACTTGTTGAACTGTCCTCTGATTCTGAGGAGTTAGGTTCTTATGAGAAAATGGAGACAGTGAAGACACAAGAACAAGAGCAGTTTTACAGTTCTGGTGATAGTGATGTTAGTAGATGTTCATCTCCACGCTCTGTCCTTGGAAAgggtgaacaaataaataaaggtcATGGTGATTCTGGTACAAGAATCAAatcaaagaaggaagagaaacgATCTATATCATTGTCCTCTCCCAGAGACCTGAGCTCATCCATCAGAGGAGACAGAGTATATTCCCCAtatactcacagacacagaaggaGGGGAAGATCGAGAAGTTCAGACTCACGTTCCCAGAGTAGAAGTGGGCATGATCAGAAGAATCGTAGAAAGCATcatgggaagaaaagaatgaaaagcaaacGGTCCAGAAGCAGGGAGAGTAGCAGACCTAGAGGTAGACGAGACAAAAAGAGGTCAAGAACTAGAGATAGCAGTTGGTCAAGAAGAAGCCAAACTCTGTCTCTAAGTAGTGAAAGCACAAGCAGATCAAGATCTCGTAGCAGTGATCGTGGTAAAAGAAGATCACGGAGCAGAAATCGAGATCGTtactatttaagaaata from the Hippopotamus amphibius kiboko isolate mHipAmp2 chromosome 2, mHipAmp2.hap2, whole genome shotgun sequence genome contains:
- the TOPORS gene encoding E3 ubiquitin-protein ligase Topors isoform X1, with the protein product MGSQQPPGSPLSREEGEAPPPTPAPEGRRRSRRVRLRGSCRHRPSLLGRRELATSAPAGSAPASSEIMASAAKEFKMDNFSPKAGTSKLQQTVPADASPDSKCPICLDRFDNVSYLDRCLHKFCFRCVQEWSKNKAECPLCKQPFDSIFHSVRAEDDFKEYVLRPSYNGSFATPDVRPFRYRTTMTRDRSASVYSPSTINRRTTTPPDSGVIFEGLGISARPRDGEIPPFMGQIAIRRPTTTDERSLRKIQEQDIINFRRTLYRAGARVRNIEDGGRYRDISAEFFRRNPACLHRLVPWLKRELTVLFGAHGSLVNIVQHIIMSNVTRYDLESQAFVSDLRPFLLNRTEHFIHEFISFARSPFNMAAFDQHANYDCPAPSYEEGSHSDSSVITISPDEAETQELEVSVATVSQAPWDDETPGPSYSSSEQVHAAMSSLLNTSDSSDEELVTGRATSQIQVVQTNENLNNDSDSSSDNCVIVGFVKPLAERTPELVELSSDSEELGSYEKMETVKTQEQEQFYSSGDSDVSRCSSPRSVLGKGEQINKGHGDSGTRIKSKKEEKRSISLSSPRDLSSSIRGDRVYSPYTHRHRRRGRSRSSDSRSQSRSGHDQKNRRKHHGKKRMKSKRSRSRESSRPRGRRDKKRSRTRDSSWSRRSQTLSLSSESTSRSRSRSSDRGKRRSRSRNRDRYYLRNNYGSRYKWEYTYYSRNKDRDGYESSYRRRTLSRAHYSRQSSSPEFRIQSFSERTNARKKNNHSERKYYYYERHRSRSLSSTRSKTASTGPDRVRNEKPGGKRKYKTRHLEGTNSVAQPSREFASKVKEGHYSRSSSKLDGSYRNESDSFSDSRSSDRETKHKRRKRRTRSLSVEIVYEGKATDTTRHHKKKKKKHKRKHKKHHGDNASRSPVVITIDSDSDKDSEVKEGTECDPSGPQDPLQNEFLAPPLEPFETKDVVTIEDEFGVLGKECNITTLNNNLNNANKTVDNIPPQAASIEQTLDVREESTFASDLENQPSNVAFQTEPSRRLPSPRTSLMSMSLSRDHDMS
- the TOPORS gene encoding E3 ubiquitin-protein ligase Topors isoform X2, translating into MASAAKEFKMDNFSPKAGTSKLQQTVPADASPDSKCPICLDRFDNVSYLDRCLHKFCFRCVQEWSKNKAECPLCKQPFDSIFHSVRAEDDFKEYVLRPSYNGSFATPDVRPFRYRTTMTRDRSASVYSPSTINRRTTTPPDSGVIFEGLGISARPRDGEIPPFMGQIAIRRPTTTDERSLRKIQEQDIINFRRTLYRAGARVRNIEDGGRYRDISAEFFRRNPACLHRLVPWLKRELTVLFGAHGSLVNIVQHIIMSNVTRYDLESQAFVSDLRPFLLNRTEHFIHEFISFARSPFNMAAFDQHANYDCPAPSYEEGSHSDSSVITISPDEAETQELEVSVATVSQAPWDDETPGPSYSSSEQVHAAMSSLLNTSDSSDEELVTGRATSQIQVVQTNENLNNDSDSSSDNCVIVGFVKPLAERTPELVELSSDSEELGSYEKMETVKTQEQEQFYSSGDSDVSRCSSPRSVLGKGEQINKGHGDSGTRIKSKKEEKRSISLSSPRDLSSSIRGDRVYSPYTHRHRRRGRSRSSDSRSQSRSGHDQKNRRKHHGKKRMKSKRSRSRESSRPRGRRDKKRSRTRDSSWSRRSQTLSLSSESTSRSRSRSSDRGKRRSRSRNRDRYYLRNNYGSRYKWEYTYYSRNKDRDGYESSYRRRTLSRAHYSRQSSSPEFRIQSFSERTNARKKNNHSERKYYYYERHRSRSLSSTRSKTASTGPDRVRNEKPGGKRKYKTRHLEGTNSVAQPSREFASKVKEGHYSRSSSKLDGSYRNESDSFSDSRSSDRETKHKRRKRRTRSLSVEIVYEGKATDTTRHHKKKKKKHKRKHKKHHGDNASRSPVVITIDSDSDKDSEVKEGTECDPSGPQDPLQNEFLAPPLEPFETKDVVTIEDEFGVLGKECNITTLNNNLNNANKTVDNIPPQAASIEQTLDVREESTFASDLENQPSNVAFQTEPSRRLPSPRTSLMSMSLSRDHDMS